The genomic region ggtcagtatgcgcaaaaaattagccttagtaaattcaaacagttttttgggcgctggctctccgtctttagtataccgcacttcccacgagactagcagcggcgaagagtcaatataacacgattcctatcggcttccctttaagaattggcataatatagcgtaagtaggtactattcacataaattccgtaatacgttcgtaaatacaaaggttcgatcgtcacaaatgctaatttttcttttgttattaagtactaatttaagttaaaaacataacagctaatgtaagtaacatacacctacgtcctacaccttacaagccgtaaaatatcggattccctagttagatttttgcttagtatttatctctttcatttccctagcgaaagcgaaatgagcgaactaggtctgtctcgctctacggtcgactaataaagagcacaccaatttaatctggcccagtagcgaatacgaatttggaactctgacaggtcagacaaatttgacgtaaataactcggttggatccgagttaccctataatacctccaaattaaaaattatattaatagtattgttttaacaggtacatgctactattttgagtattttgtattttgaagggttatttgatattgatacatattttgtttttgtgaagcggccatgcttgtttgtttttaaagttgttagtggtgttttattttgatataataaattggggatgtgattaataacttataagtgtaagttcacggtaattttgattcagtttggtaagccaaaatcagatatggccttaattcacatagattgttgtttaacagatttcttgttacgtaacgatagtaacttttctaaattaagttttgaaaacaaaaatcgaacagctgatattcttgtaggtaagtacgtttccggcttccctttatcagattttcacccttcgccactggagactagtgttatttttactactacgtaatttcatgctgttcacgcgtattcaaattttaacctaatttgtatataacgagggttgcaattgtttagaaaaaacaaaatatagtctcgtgagaagtgtgactcgtttctaccgaattattacgtactcaattactgaatcggtaaagttctcgattgttattttattataataatttatgtaatttaatttatagaaagcgtttattacaccaaaaatacttacttatcaaatgaaattccatctttttgtaaatttgatgtgtttgatttgttcttgcactcactaacggcacaaacaggcatttttcacccagcgtgtaagacgtcgtcacacatcgaaaacgattctgacaatgacaaaatcgattccgcaaacagtgtttataaacgcagtggattaaaaatccattactattgacagaggggaataatcatgcgaggcgcgtccttaggttagatcgtccaagcattctaaaggccgatgtacattactttctgccgcgtactgcaaaTGGTTGATTCAAGCAAAAAATtgacgtgcttgacgtcaagccgcttgaccgtctcggaagctctaCAAGAACATGAAAAGACAGCGACCTCTGAAAGAAAACTTGCCAGTGGGCAGTCATATTTATGGTGGAAACACATTCGCAACACGCCACCCCACCCggagcacagaagatataatagtactaacccAGAGTCGCgtaaaacatgttttcaaactgttttagggttctgtactgtaaaaaaagtaaaaaggaaaccttataggatcactttgttgtctgtctgtcgtgtccgtcaagaaaacctatacaagacctagaatcatgaaatttggcaggtataactaaatcacatatagatggcgctgtccgtgtGATGCTTCATAATATAGCggctctatagtctatactgactaaaaatactgaaatgtttttataataattattataaaaacatttcagtatttTTAGTCAGTATAGAGCCGctatattatgatttttaaatatacaccATTCCACTGAAAATTGTACAGTCAGCAAGTGAAgtttatactctatccgcggaaacaagttagtatagcgctctctctgttgcagtgttctacatacaAGGTATATTGTACCATGGTACGGAAACATTCGTGTGAGAGTCAGACTGGCACTTCACcgggtttttaaataaatgattttgttttaatcaTTCAACTTTTTAGGCGAACTAcaacattaataataaaattattatttaagtggCGTGAGGTAGGTAACTTTCACGGCACGTGGCGTATCAGTGTGAAGCGTGGGGTGATCAAAAGATGTGTTTCTACACTACATTAAATACTACGTAATTtagtgattaattaattattatttatttgtatagacATATTGTATTACATTTAAGTGGTACTTTTAGTATCTGCCCGACTATAAAAGTTGGATTTACGCAAAGTGCCAAAacaatctttttttttctttatttaatgaatacaaaataaatgtattttaaattatttttaaatattagtaaactAAAGAATTTTTTGcactatttaaataattttcgcattgatttgaatttgtaaatgaataaaaaatataaaacaatatatatattttaaatcatACATACATAGTTTAAGACTTTTTTCttgatatatttttgttatgGTGTGATTTAAGATTTTGTTCTCTTTACGGGTAAAAAGTATAGAACCTCTTTATTACCTAGTCACTGATctgtacttattttaattatatttttagggttccgcagtaAAACAAGAaactcttatagtttcgtcaAGTacccatccgtctgtctgtccgtgtgtcCTTTTAAAAATTAACTATTAGAGATAAATTTTGGCTGTAGAAAACTTTTATTGCGACATAGACGTATATTctgattatgaaaaaaaaattaggacaCTTCCTGAACATAAATATTGagtcaaaaacaacaaaaaaacgtACAAATAAAAACCACGACaaacatgaagacaaaaagatcacacATACTAAGCCTTAAACGTACGGCTTTCCACGCATTTCAAccaacaaaaattattttgagacgGTTTTTATAAacatgactacggaaccctatctTATGCGTGtacacgcacttgaccagtttctttaaatttatagaATTACGTATTATTAATAAGTGAGTTTAAAACTTGAgtaaagtttttaattaatataataagtataaataataattaatataaataggaaatatacttaatttaacTACAATTAAGCTACCTACACATGGTCTTCAAAGTTTAATAGTTTCTAAAATagactacctactataaaatatactaaaagTCTAAAGtactatattatagaaaaaatttataacaaacaaattattaaattaaatataataaatatgacTGAATAATACCAATATCTTTTTagaatttatatatattatgtacctagttgtTTCCGCTAGTTGAGCTACATTGATTAAAGTTGATAACTGGATAGGTGACCAAATACCTCAGAGCTCGTTGTATCGGCATCACCCTGTGCTTTTGCTTTATGTTGTTTAAAATATTGACTAAcgcgatgcccgcgacttcgtacgcgtgtatttaggttttcaaaaatcccgtgggaactctttgattttccgggataaataatattgttactctccaagtcttaaactcctatgcaaaaaatcacgttgatcagttgctccgttgcgacgcgattgtaggacaaacccacatacaaacacactttcgcatttataatatgaagtagTGACAACAAACCCGTAGCAGTCTAGGCTGGAATAATAAGTTGATCTTATTATCTGTGGCTACTAGCTATACAAGACCTGTGATAGCCtcatggttaggacgtccgcctcctaattggaggtcaggggttcgataccgggcacgcacgtgaaccgaacttttgacatgacagctgacacagagttaaaatggcgagtgagtttcGTGCGAACTATACGCACCTTTGGGTAAAACGACACCTACGAGCATGCTTCAAAATATAGCGGCTCTATACTGactaaaaatacaataattattataaaagcatttcagatttttaaatatacaccATTTCACTGAAAATTGTACAGTCAGCAAGTGAAGTTTATACTCTATCCGGGGAAACAAGTTTAGTAtaacgctctctctgttacatacAAATTATAGAGCCAAAAATTTTAATGgtcgctaaccattttgaggcaccaaccaatcacaaacgaaactatggtatctaattgaatttcgaatgttttttgaaaacattttcaaattaagtttagaatgtttttttaaacgtGTTTGTggttggttggtgactcaaaatggttaatgcgtattgttatttttgtctctatcatttgtatgggattacgtaacagagagtggtacactaacttctttccgcggacaGAGTATAGTATGCAGCCCTTAGTATTAAGAAATAAGTTCTTATTTCATGTTACAGGtgatttgattttgaattgAGGAATTACGTATGTGTAGTTAATATGTATTTAGTTTTATACACATTtttgattaaatattattatgacgtatattATTGGTTTATATTATGAATTCAAAAAATCATTTGAAatttgtaattatattattgtactaTTTTTCTTGATTTTTGGTTACAGTTAACTGTAAAACTACTATCTagtcaattttaattaataagatACATTTAGATTCTGACTATAATacaatttacttattattaaaaaattatgtaatCAATTACTTTTGTCTTGGAATTGTTATAAGTAAATTAAGattcttaaattttttaaatggtGAAGTATAATCCACATCTGGACTAgacacaaataaaaatattgtgctTTCTCATTAGATTTTACCTAACTTACCTTTATTTATACCATAACTACATAATAGCATTGTCAAATAgctttattcaaataattaaaCAAGCACTTGAATATTTTACAACAATCTTCAAGTTATCAATAACATTGTTGTATTGtctttatagaaaaaaaaaataagtatatcgTTTTGGTGTGGATTGCACTTTATTATGTTTGTTGTATTTACATaacgtaggtaaataaaaatagtgagAATAATTATAAGTATCTAGACTCTAATAATTGTAATTACGtatattaaatgtaaaaaaatattacaggaAAATACAACCTGTATATATTTGATCTTTTATAAGGCTACGGATAAATCTAGCGGAATTGCGCAACAATgtatacgtgacaggtcgagatggcaatcggggtagggatgccccgtacagcccccgcggtaACTCGGTGCGAGATAGCCAGGGtcacgtgcggctgtgcggggcgtccctccaacttataccccgattgccatctcgacctgtcgcgtactatgcctATCATAAGTATTGAAATGTTAGGGGAGTGCCCATATCTGCATTTTCCCATTAGATTTGTTCTTAGCCATACCTacaagaaaacaataaaatagtatttgtactgttattttaaatatttaaataaaactattattatcatattttcTATTAACTGACCACAGCTTTTACTATCAtttcaatattatattctacacTTCTATTCAAAAGGTACTCTGTTATAGAATGACGATAATTagggaataaataaataaaaagaaaattctaaataattataatacagcGAAATAGCCTAGAATATAGGAGtagatgatttaaaaaaatggttggGAAAATGTGGAGTACTTTTCTATAGAGGTTGCACTTATTTGTGCACATAATTTGAGTGGAGGCACAGACTTCTTTTAAAGTACCTTATTAGcacttagataataatataataagagcACATATTTTGAGTGTATTTTACTTCCTACTGCCCGTTCTTCTGTTCCAACTAGCTTTCACAATTAATGTGATAATCTTTTTATTATTCCAATTTGATTATTTTATAGTCAGATTTTACTAAGGCATATAAACCTGTAAGTATACTCACGTCACTTAAGTAGCtaacatgattaacttacgacaaaagACAATGCCCATTCAAGTATGAACAAATGTTCTGACTTCAAGATTTTTGTATCACCATCAAATCAAATTCTATCTGTTCAATAACATCTTCagaatatttgtagaaaaaaTTTACGAAAACGGTTTTCGCATTTCAGAAATATTAAccataaataattacaatattgtAAGGTTAGGTTCAGCTAGAAAGTAAAAATGTCTTTATAGGGTTAATAAAACAGTCATCGTTTATAGGGTTAATAAAACAGTCATagtttagagtatctgcatccttttctttttactaatgctaaaaaaggaacggaacatgactttcacatttgaagactctaaattttagtgcacaatacaaatttaaacagtaggttcgcaagtgcgtgctaaaatcacgggttttaccatctaaaaattaaatttaaaactgtcaaactgtgtctgtccttttcatattacattagtaagaagagcatgcgaatactctaaaattaggttgtgctcagaattagccccaattTCAGATCTTTTTATCCTAAATTGAATATTCATGAAACTTATTgagaaattatgtttttaatttagctttaataaataaataaattaaggtACAATGTTTCTTGTGAGAGTACTGTCCATGGGCATACTCCTTTGTTGTCAATTGTTGACAATtaaattacgtaagctacttacttgAGTAAAACTTCCAGGTGTaattaaagaaattttaagGCTCGCGAATTTctgttaaataaattattaccatcATTCTGAATAACTAGTAAAGTTTGGAAGAAtagaaaaataatcaatttatttaGTTGTCTGAGAAAGATGGTACAGATGTTTCATTTACATTACCTATTTTTTTAGTATAAGATTGAAACGTAAAGCATATATTCTAAATTTATCATATTAAATATGGAATAGTAATCTGTATGAAATGttactgaaataaaaaaacattcatttGCTAGTAATTAAAACACATTGTATCCAaagatttgtttattgttttaaagtattataattatattatttaaaagatagcgtatttgttttatttcttacctAAACTAtgaatctaataataatttaacatacTGTATGCCATCTGGTATTACTTGATACTTCGTATTTTCTTCTTTTCCTTGTAAATGCTGTCACGCTGGACTGAAAAGTTATGAAATAGTTAATAACATTTCATGTACAACAAGAACAAAGGACTAGTCTGTGTGTcacagttatttaaaaaatgaatttAGTACAGTTATGGTAGGGCTAGATCGTGATTTGGCAAATGATTCGAGTTCAGGCATAAATGATAGTTTAGCACTAGGCAAATCAACTGGCCACACTATTCGGGATACAGCTTATGTTTAATGTTTggtacatttttcaaaaattaggcAGATCAGCAGGTTGGCAGATTTTACATTCTGTGATagcaaatagtttttttttaaattaataaactaccgcttggctgcaatcagacctggtggcttGCCACCGCTTCATCGTCACTTGTGATGATGAAGCCtaagagcgcgcttgcctaaatggttttttaaatttatagactagcgcttggctgcaatcagacctggtggcaagtgatgatgcagcttaagatggagcACTATGATTATGATGGAGCGCTTGCCTAGAGATACCTATTTCCTCTCGACTTAAGGGTAGGTACCCATTtaataattggaggggaaaactgatactGGAAGGGTGTCCCAAATCCTAGCAGCTTGCATTAGAAATGGCAAATCGTTTTGTATGTATTCATGGAATTTCGATTATGTaggggtgcagaccttggcaaTGCCTTGCGGTaggatagtagaaaggtgaaggaggaaccaggtcgaaaagttcttgggcacactttttgaaatatatcctgtagaataccgataaCCAGGCATCTTTACACCGATAGTCCTCTCTGTGGTGTATTAAGTAGATATATCCCAGAAAAGAAAGAGTTCAGCGGGATATATAAAAACCATCCAGGTAgcaaaagtgtcgctactagaagGCATAAACaatcgcttcagtactgagcgaacaaacataatataagtcccacaaattgctattgcgctgaaaccatatCTCATTGAcctcgaaatgacgtcattttgacgttagcagaaataaaaatatacaatcagctcgaaattttagtctagtgctgacgtcactaaaatggcggccacgcgcattagcaatttgcgagacttatatcACAAATTTTGTCACTAGCAGCTAGCGAGCCGTAGCTTcatggtcagagcgtcgggcgcgagcccaggagacgcgggttcgattcctgccggtccgcaatttttgatatatatatttaaaattattgagaaaaataattattcaaaagCACCACTTACTAAAAGGATCAAAACAAATCAGTTCCAATTTGTCTGCCAGTCGTTCACGGATTTTGTTGAACCGGTGTCCGCTCACTATGCTTTCCATCATGACCATTATGTTTCTGAAACAAAACAATCTTTTTTCTTATAAAACTAGTTAAATGTAGTTTAGCCAAGTCTTTATTCCCTCTTTCTGCTAAACGCAAAAGCTCGTGCTAGTTTTGTTCTACAGCATACAAATACAATgtcacttcatcatcatcatcatcatcaactcattaCTGGCCCATTGTCGAGCACAGCTTTTCTCTCGGAATGAAAAGGTGATCATAATGGCCAAGTGCAGGTTGACGGGGTGACACAgcacatggagaactctcaggcatgcagggttATGGCTTGACCTTATTTCAATACAAGGAATCCTAATAAAGAACTGGTTTGGTGACTGCTAATCGACCATTATAGCCGATGGAATGGCACTCTTGTATGATATTTTTCATTCAACTGTGAGAATCTTTTGATACCTATAGGAAGactatttatcaaaataaacttaagtaggtacttttgaattgtcaaatgcatctaccactgctgCAATCATTCGGAATGTCTTTTTGTTACCAAATCCTTTTTTCCAATGGAACCTCTGGATCCCATTTTAAGCATCTAGTAGACCGGTACTTGAATGCTGGATccataaattctaaataatactAACAGCAGTTACGattcaaaataagtaaatacATAAACTCACTTGCTTTTTGCCTTTTTAAGCAGGATATTAGTTAAAAACATGGCTgctatataatttattactaaGATACAAATCAATCAAACGTTGATTTTTTTCGAAAATGATATGAATTTGTGAATTTTGCAGAATCTAAATGATCTAAaccataacataacataaccttaaaaatcaaaaataatctCTATGACATGATCCTGACATTGACGTTGACCACAGATTAATATAGAATTAAAACATAAAGATCATATAAAGGTACATTCACAAAAAAGCGCACACGGTCCTAGGTCCTAGTATAGGACAACTTGGGACTTCACCGACGGTTGACGACTTACAAGGTAGGtatctctagtatatagtagataatctatgtacACGGTTATGGGgacctcagaataaggactattagaagtagccgtattgtgacacttactgttagagcgagatagctgcttgagcgagagggactgaggggggcCACgccagttgcatatctggacatatctatGGCTAGAAGCAAC from Maniola hyperantus chromosome 16, iAphHyp1.2, whole genome shotgun sequence harbors:
- the mRpL33 gene encoding large ribosomal subunit protein bL33m: MFLTNILLKKAKSKNIMVMMESIVSGHRFNKIRERLADKLELICFDPFIQRDSIYKEKKKIRSIK